A window of Hevea brasiliensis isolate MT/VB/25A 57/8 unplaced genomic scaffold, ASM3005281v1 Scaf7, whole genome shotgun sequence genomic DNA:
ACGGTTCTCATTGGGAAGAATTTAAGTTCTTTTGGTTTTACTTGAGGCTTTTGTTTGAAAAGCGAGGGATTCTGTTAATCAATGTGCATAGTTGATGATTCTTTTTAAGTTCCTTTGTGGGTGGTGTGGGTGTGAATGTTTCTACATCATATTTGGCTGGCTTCATCAAGAAAATAATGCATGTTCATTCCACGTTTTGTAATGGATTCCCAATTGTTTAAATGAAGTTACTGCAAACTTCTGAGTCTTCAAGAACAGAAGCTTTTACTTGCAACACTTGTATATAAAATGTACTTTGAATTCTCCTTGATTATAACAAAGAACCACCATAATCAACCATCAAAATATACGGAGATTGCACTTAATAATTTCCCCACAACAGAGCAAATCTGAATAGTCCATAATTTCTGCATTCTTGAATAATaatgctgctcaatgaaaatctTGTAAAAAAATGAACAAGCCATAGACTGGAATAAAATTTCATAAGCTTATCAATCATATTCATTCCTGATCATGATTATTGTACATTGATCCACTGGTGACAAACTTGAGAAACATGTACCCGCCCCCTCAAAaatgaaagataaaaaaaaaaaagaaaaaagaacaaaCTCTCCAAACATAACCTTTCTCTCAAACAATGCTTTATATGGTGCAACAAGGTGCTTTATATGGTGCAACAAGGGCACCACTTAGGCTGAACAATGCAATGGGCACGAAAATTACCCAGTATTCACGCAGACCTAGAACACTGTCCAAACTCTATGCAATACTTTTACCACTCTCAACAAAACTGTAATTCTGATGTTTTAGCAGCTCATAATAGAAATAACCATTTATTTGCTTGGAGATGCAAATCTTGTCCGCTCTCTCTGCCGGTTCAAAGCTCGATCTTTTGGGGATGATGTTTTACTTCCCACACTTGCTTGGCGCATCATCTCTGCAAAAACAATATTCAGAATCATACATTATTCTTGTCAGAATAACAATCAGCACTGCACACCACGGTCATTTTTTTTGCCTTTGTATAAATATAACCCAAAAGAACTTAATAGGATGAACTCAGTCGAGAGACAGAAAATTCTACTTCTGCAATCTTGTTGAAGTACTAGTATCATAATCCGACTTCCACTTTCTTAAGTGGagcatttaatttttcaatactTTGTAATTTGTATGCATAGTAAAATGATTAAGTCAATTATTTCAAGCTGGAAAAAAGGATTAATCTACAATTTCCACAAGAATTTTTGTCAATAtagcatcaaaataatttctagtatgcATATCACGTTAAGTTCATTGCACAGCTAAGCTATCTAAATAGATTTAAAGCAGAGAATGGTAAACTGCATTTCAGATAAAACATACCAAAAAAACCCCATGGAAAGAATGCAATTGATAATTTCCCAAACAGTATCACTCGAAAGAATCACACGGTAAAACATAGAATAATTGACGTTTAAAGCAGAGAATGGTACAAAAACACAATCTAGTTGGCACTAAGAAATATACAAGGAGAAGCAAGATTTCCATGCCTCTCTTTCTCTCAAGCTCTTGGTCAAGTTCTTCTTTCCACTTCTTCTGTATCTCAGAAAAGTTCACACTGTGAATAACAAAACATACCATTTCAGATTACTCCCAAGTCCCaacttaataataaaaaaaaatgtcatCATGAACTAAAAGATACAACAACTTATGGACTAACCTTGGGCTACTTGATTCTGGCTGATCATCAACTACAAGCCCTTTTCGATCATTGTTCTGAGGTGATGAACTGTCCTCTGAAGATTGATCATTTGCATTACCAACATTTGATACACGCCTAGTATTACTCCCAGGGCTTCCGGCACTAACAGCATTAGTTGCTGCAGATGGGGTTCCAACGGGGGCTCGACTTGGAGACCTGCTTTTGGGAGGTAATTTCAAGTAATTTGGAAGAGTTTCGTTGTGTGAACTCCCTGCAAAGCTTGGAGAGCCAGCTGCATTCAAACTGTTGTAGAACTCTTCATATAAAGGTGTTTGCAACTTCTTCAGTTCTAAAGCCTGGCACAATAATTACGAATTCAACATCACAACAGTCTATAGTAGACCCAGATCtacaacattactaaaaatgtaaTTGGctaatttaattttatcaaaaacaAATAATACCTTCTCATCCAGAAAGGCTGTAATTTTAGACTCAGTAAGTTCATCATCATCCTCAGAGAGGGATGCCCCACAAGGAAATGAAATATTACTGTCCTTTTGAGCTGGTTGATCAATGTCTAATCTTGCTTCTGCTTGTTCTGAATCTACACTCTTGTCAAATTTGCACCTCCAATCTCCATTGAGCTTATGTTTGGAATCACGACTCTAATTAAGCAAAATTACCAATCCATTGGGGCTAAATTGTTAGTGCACAGAATTTACAAGCAATAACACAAGCGACTTTAGCTTACTTATGAGAAAGAGATGAAAGTAGCTGCTCACTTTGATAAAGTCATCAGCAATCAAAACAGGACTAAACTTGACTTCACTAGTAGTAAAATCATCTCCATCAATTTGACACATATCATCATCACTATTATTTGTTCTCCATAAATCCTTGCTTTCCAGCAGTTTCTTAGGATCAACTGAGCCACTCAGACTGCCCAAGTTACAGGAATCAATAGTGCCAGAGACAGATGGCATTCGACTGTCAACAAATGGACAGTATTGTCAAAAGATTGTAAAAGCATCATTCAGGCAATAGTAATGTATCATCGCAGAAGGTCAAAGCATACCAAATTGTAAAACTTACATGGTTTCAAGCTCTTTGCTGCATGACTGCTGAGGAATTTCAGAAATTTCCTAATGGTAATGGAAATTCCGCCATGAAAAACATGACCCAAGATAAAGTATGAAAAACCAACAAGCATGGCTCCAGCCAAAGTATACTAACCATGAAAGGAGTGCGAATAACAGGGTCAGATGCTTCACGCTGGCCGGTTACAAAAGGATGCTGCGTTTAAATGAAAATTTGGGATTATCTAACATTGTTAAAAACTTAAAACCAAATTTGTATGGCCATGCCCCAAGTCATCACCAGTATTTTAAGAAGTTAGCAGAACCAAAAGGTTTCCATAGAAAACAATGTCCCTAAAATCAAACTAGAATCACCTGCAACAATTTAGACGCATCTGGCCTCATATTTGGTTCCCTGTCAACGGAAATTACATACATCAAAGATCCAAAAAGAGATGAAATGGAGATTTTGTCAGATGGAAATTAAATCACTACTTTTGCAAGCACTTGAGGAGAAAATCTTTTGTTTCAGCAGAGAGATGCTCTGGGATCTCTGGATGTGACTTTGTCGATCCTATATAAAAGAGGGCAGCAACCTGTTGAAACCATTCTTAGTATGATATTTTGGAAGcaacttaaattaaataaaagatatCATAATAGCTAGCAGATTAGGTACCTCTTGGTATTGTTGGCTCCAAGGAGGCTTTCCAGTGGCCATCTCTATTACTGTACATCCGACGCTCCATATATCAGCAGAGCTAGGAAATTTTGATGTAAGATATTGATAAGGTTCAATTCATCAATCTAAACCATCAAAAATAAAACTATTTAACTTTACATTATAGATAGAGCAGAATGGACCTTTCAACCA
This region includes:
- the LOC110660122 gene encoding mitogen-activated protein kinase kinase kinase NPK1 isoform X2, whose product is MQDLLGSVRRSIVFRPPPDNQEYGFNPLTGNLVEKLNSSIRKSRIFSKPSSPSLPMATPIRYRKGQLIGCGAFGHVYMGMNLDSGELLAVKQVLMAANGASRDRAQAQIRELEEEVKLLKNLSHPNIVRYLGTDREEEALNILLEFVPGGSISSLLGKFGPFPEAVIRTYTKQLLLGLEYLHNNGIMHRDIKGANILVDNKGCIKLADFGASKQVVELATVSGAKSMKGTPYWMAPEVILQTGHSFSADIWSVGCTVIEMATGKPPWSQQYQEVAALFYIGSTKSHPEIPEHLSAETKDFLLKCLQKEPNMRPDASKLLQHPFVTGQREASDPVIRTPFMEISEIPQQSCSKELETIRMPSVSGTIDSCNLGSLSGSVDPKKLLESKDLWRTNNSDDDMCQIDGDDFTTSEVKFSPVLIADDFIKSRDSKHKLNGDWRCKFDKSVDSEQAEARLDIDQPAQKDSNISFPCGASLSEDDDELTESKITAFLDEKALELKKLQTPLYEEFYNSLNAAGSPSFAGSSHNETLPNYLKLPPKSRSPSRAPVGTPSAATNAVSAGSPGSNTRRVSNVGNANDQSSEDSSSPQNNDRKGLVVDDQPESSSPSVNFSEIQKKWKEELDQELERKRGMEILLLLR
- the LOC110660122 gene encoding mitogen-activated protein kinase kinase kinase NPK1 isoform X1 is translated as MQDLLGSVRRSIVFRPPPDNQEYGFNPLTGNLVEKLNSSIRKSRIFSKPSSPSLPMATPIRYRKGQLIGCGAFGHVYMGMNLDSGELLAVKQVLMAANGASRDRAQAQIRELEEEVKLLKNLSHPNIVRYLGTDREEEALNILLEFVPGGSISSLLGKFGPFPEAVIRTYTKQLLLGLEYLHNNGIMHRDIKGANILVDNKGCIKLADFGASKQVVELATVSGAKSMKGTPYWMAPEVILQTGHSFSADIWSVGCTVIEMATGKPPWSQQYQEVAALFYIGSTKSHPEIPEHLSAETKDFLLKCLQKEPNMRPDASKLLQHPFVTGQREASDPVIRTPFMEISEIPQQSCSKELETIRMPSVSGTIDSCNLGSLSGSVDPKKLLESKDLWRTNNSDDDMCQIDGDDFTTSEVKFSPVLIADDFIKSRDSKHKLNGDWRCKFDKSVDSEQAEARLDIDQPAQKDSNISFPCGASLSEDDDELTESKITAFLDEKALELKKLQTPLYEEFYNSLNAAGSPSFAGSSHNETLPNYLKLPPKSRSPSRAPVGTPSAATNAVSAGSPGSNTRRVSNVGNANDQSSEDSSSPQNNDRKGLVVDDQPESSSPSVNFSEIQKKWKEELDQELERKREMMRQASVGSKTSSPKDRALNRQRERTRFASPSK